A window from Nocardioides mesophilus encodes these proteins:
- a CDS encoding GGDEF domain-containing protein, with translation MRAQILTPVEPEPAVVAHREYGRLVAEHRWRSREGVLAAARSATAGARLSVEHARLTRDVLLDPLTGLSNRRCFDDWLVSGAARERSAAVLLIDLDGFKAVNDAHGHAVGDEALRQVALLLNQHVRPGDLALRLDGDEFAVVLEHDEQDPVTLRRTAQDRARTLREAVRLTDWARVAQGLEITMSVGVAAATLGPQAPGGADALYREADADLYLEKRARTAGDAG, from the coding sequence GTGCGCGCGCAGATCCTCACGCCTGTGGAGCCCGAGCCGGCCGTCGTGGCGCACCGGGAGTACGGCCGCCTGGTCGCCGAGCATCGCTGGCGCTCCCGGGAGGGCGTCCTGGCGGCGGCGCGGTCCGCGACCGCCGGTGCACGCCTGAGCGTCGAGCACGCCCGACTGACCCGCGACGTGCTGCTGGACCCGTTGACAGGGCTCTCGAACCGTCGCTGCTTCGACGACTGGCTGGTCAGCGGGGCCGCTCGGGAGCGTTCGGCCGCGGTGCTGTTGATCGACCTGGACGGCTTCAAGGCGGTCAACGACGCGCACGGGCACGCCGTCGGCGACGAGGCCCTGCGCCAGGTCGCCCTGCTCCTCAACCAGCACGTGCGTCCCGGCGACCTGGCCCTGCGGCTGGACGGCGACGAGTTCGCGGTGGTCCTCGAGCACGACGAGCAGGACCCGGTCACGCTGCGGCGCACCGCGCAGGACCGGGCCAGGACCTTGCGTGAGGCGGTGCGTCTCACCGACTGGGCCCGGGTCGCGCAGGGCCTCGAGATCACCATGAGCGTGGGCGTCGCGGCAGCGACGCTCGGCCCGCAGGCACCCGGCGGAGCCGACGCGCTCTACCGCGAGGCGGATGCGGACCTCTACCTGGAGAAGCGCGCCCGCACGGCCGGAGACGCGGGCTGA
- a CDS encoding FtsW/RodA/SpoVE family cell cycle protein: protein MQLPVAAALDPFAVAAVAILAGLGLANLAALGDTSVMQHQLVVDAAGVALFVMLRRSRTDGLRWLGWGCYVLSVLLLVAVDLGGTTVNGARRWLAFGSFTMQPSELAKLGLLLVLAQVLGSDRSWPRRLAAALAVAALPIALVVTQPDLSTAAVLCAVTATMLVLGRIPLKVLVLFLVTAVLVLPLGEHLLHPYQQERLDAFLSGSTDANGPGWAILQMHIALAWGGLTGGATHPLHNLVALYLPEGETDLAFASLVEQRGILAGALAVLAAAVLVWRVVSASRRARSRSAALAAAGFAVLLSVEVAVSVAGNLGLVPTAGVPFPLLSYGGTAATVHIAALGLVLALRADGETHRLWSRTGPDAVRPRLLRTTAVAVTGTLLAMVGFVWQLQSADGTQLRAAALSQMMRCTRVPAARGDITDRHGVPFAVDARRDRVATVPALVRPDEVPTLAALTAQPERSLRRLLRRHQSSLDLTVASLPPAAGRRVRAAGLPGVFVVPDTRRLYRAGALGPLLGWTGVATPVEMERWPDLPLGALVGRTGLEQTYDPILRGTDGRQCVYVTPAGTPVSLGPYIAPRRGSTVRLTLDLGLQRKLTEELATALRGYPGQPRGDLGGTVVLDPRNGQVLAMASLPSYHSSVFGPPVRNRELLRLAHQPGSPMLEHATQVAAPPGSTFKLVVAAANLREGLIPPDRVLPGGGGWTLGDHTFGNWMALPAQSLPEALSWSNDVYFYQLAWALGPRPIIRTARSLGVGHQTGIDLPAESSGYLGTPASVTQAGGTWYAGSTVILGIGQGYLTATPLQDALWTAGVATGSMVTPHLGLGYGHGLRRYTPLRWPRPHRLPYADRLGPVRAGMALAATTGTASILTALPVTSGAKTGSAEDPSSTNGAPDSWFTAAAPFKRPRMVATSFVRGGGHGVSTSGAVVLPVMQYFFAHEREIMHAGPTAKKRR, encoded by the coding sequence GTGCAGCTCCCGGTCGCTGCCGCGCTCGACCCGTTCGCCGTCGCTGCCGTCGCGATCCTGGCCGGCCTCGGTCTGGCCAACCTCGCGGCCCTGGGCGACACCTCGGTGATGCAGCACCAGCTCGTCGTCGACGCCGCCGGGGTGGCGCTCTTCGTGATGCTGCGCCGCTCGCGCACCGACGGGCTGCGCTGGCTGGGCTGGGGCTGCTACGTGCTGAGCGTGCTGCTGCTGGTCGCCGTCGACCTGGGTGGCACCACGGTCAACGGCGCCCGCCGGTGGCTCGCCTTCGGCTCCTTCACCATGCAGCCGTCCGAGCTCGCCAAGCTGGGGCTGCTGCTGGTGCTGGCCCAGGTGCTCGGCAGCGACCGGTCCTGGCCGCGGCGCCTGGCAGCGGCCCTGGCCGTCGCGGCCCTGCCGATCGCTCTCGTCGTCACCCAGCCCGACCTGTCGACCGCCGCGGTCCTGTGCGCGGTCACCGCCACGATGCTGGTGCTCGGCAGGATCCCGCTCAAGGTGCTCGTGCTCTTCCTCGTCACCGCCGTGCTGGTGCTGCCGCTCGGGGAGCACCTGCTGCATCCCTACCAGCAGGAGCGGCTCGACGCCTTCCTCAGCGGCTCGACCGACGCCAACGGCCCCGGCTGGGCGATCCTGCAGATGCACATCGCGCTGGCCTGGGGCGGTCTCACCGGTGGGGCGACCCATCCACTGCACAACCTGGTGGCGCTCTACCTTCCCGAAGGCGAGACCGACCTCGCCTTCGCCAGCCTCGTGGAGCAGCGCGGGATCCTCGCCGGTGCGCTCGCCGTGCTCGCCGCCGCCGTGCTGGTGTGGCGGGTGGTGAGTGCCAGCCGCCGCGCCCGGAGCCGTTCCGCGGCCCTGGCCGCAGCGGGCTTCGCAGTGCTTCTCAGCGTCGAGGTGGCCGTCTCGGTCGCCGGCAACCTCGGCCTGGTCCCCACCGCGGGGGTGCCGTTCCCGCTCCTCAGCTACGGAGGTACGGCGGCCACCGTGCACATCGCCGCGCTCGGACTGGTGCTGGCTCTCCGCGCCGACGGCGAGACCCACCGGCTCTGGAGCCGCACCGGCCCGGATGCCGTCCGGCCACGGCTGCTGCGCACGACCGCCGTCGCGGTCACCGGCACCCTGCTCGCGATGGTCGGCTTCGTCTGGCAGCTGCAGAGCGCCGACGGGACCCAGCTCCGCGCCGCCGCGCTGAGCCAGATGATGCGGTGCACGCGGGTGCCCGCCGCCCGCGGCGACATCACCGACCGGCACGGCGTCCCGTTCGCCGTCGACGCCCGGCGCGACCGGGTGGCGACGGTGCCGGCGCTGGTGCGGCCCGACGAGGTGCCGACGCTGGCAGCGCTCACGGCCCAACCCGAGCGCAGCCTGCGCCGGCTGCTCCGCCGGCACCAGAGCAGCCTCGACCTCACCGTCGCGTCGCTCCCCCCGGCTGCCGGCCGCCGGGTTCGCGCCGCCGGGCTTCCCGGGGTCTTCGTCGTCCCGGACACACGCCGGCTCTACCGCGCGGGCGCACTCGGACCCCTGCTCGGTTGGACCGGCGTGGCCACCCCGGTCGAGATGGAGCGCTGGCCCGATCTGCCTCTCGGGGCCCTCGTGGGCCGCACTGGGCTCGAGCAGACCTACGACCCGATCCTGCGCGGCACCGACGGCCGCCAGTGCGTCTACGTGACCCCGGCAGGGACGCCGGTGTCACTCGGCCCCTACATCGCGCCCCGACGCGGCAGCACCGTGCGCCTCACCCTCGACCTGGGCCTGCAGCGCAAGCTGACCGAGGAGCTCGCCACGGCGCTGCGCGGCTACCCGGGCCAGCCCCGGGGCGATCTCGGCGGCACGGTCGTCCTGGACCCGAGGAACGGGCAGGTGCTGGCCATGGCCAGCCTGCCCTCCTACCACAGCAGCGTCTTCGGCCCACCCGTGCGCAACCGGGAGCTGCTCCGCCTCGCGCACCAACCGGGGAGCCCGATGCTCGAGCACGCGACGCAGGTGGCGGCCCCGCCCGGCTCGACGTTCAAGCTCGTGGTCGCCGCCGCGAACCTGCGCGAGGGGCTGATCCCCCCGGACCGGGTGCTCCCCGGCGGCGGCGGCTGGACGCTGGGCGACCACACCTTCGGCAACTGGATGGCGCTGCCCGCGCAGAGCCTCCCGGAGGCGCTCTCGTGGTCCAACGACGTGTACTTCTACCAGCTCGCCTGGGCGCTCGGCCCGCGGCCGATCATCCGCACCGCGCGCAGCCTGGGCGTCGGCCACCAGACCGGGATCGACCTGCCCGCCGAGTCCTCCGGCTACCTGGGCACCCCGGCGTCGGTGACCCAGGCGGGGGGCACCTGGTACGCCGGCTCCACGGTGATCCTCGGCATCGGGCAGGGCTACCTGACCGCGACGCCGCTGCAGGACGCGCTCTGGACGGCCGGCGTGGCCACCGGCTCCATGGTCACCCCGCACCTCGGGCTGGGCTACGGCCACGGGCTGCGCCGCTACACGCCGCTGCGCTGGCCGCGGCCGCACCGGCTGCCGTACGCCGACCGGCTCGGGCCGGTCCGTGCCGGGATGGCGCTGGCCGCGACGACCGGCACCGCCAGCATCCTGACCGCGCTGCCGGTCACGTCAGGCGCCAAGACCGGCTCGGCGGAGGACCCGTCGTCCACCAACGGCGCGCCGGACTCGTGGTTCACCGCCGCCGCCCCGTTCAAGCGGCCGCGGATGGTGGCGACGTCGTTCGTCCGCGGTGGCGGTCACGGGGTGAGCACGTCCGGTGCGGTGGTGCTGCCGGTGATGCAGTACTTCTTCGCCCACGAGCGGGAGATCATGCACGCCGGGCCTACCGCGAAGAAGCGCCGCTGA
- a CDS encoding rod shape-determining protein translates to MTGFGIDLGTANTVVCHQRRGVVMDEPSVMVVRTSEARSRRVRPLLVGHEARDLMGRCPVGLAAVRPLHDGVIVDLESARAFVVGVLGKIAAPAWQRGRPRAVIGVPAGATALERRALLEVAHEAGIRKPEVIPEPIAGAVGCGLDPLEPRAHMVVDIGGGTSEITAFCYGGVLSHRSSRIAGDEMTLALYRYLRSEHQLLVGELTAESLKCRQDTDEGLSSVVQGIDLATGRPRLLTLESAEVLDALRPTADAIIAALAGALDDLPPQAADDILTDGITVFGGSSLLRGFDKLIEAAFAFPVRMADRPLTCVAEGASRCLADPDVVRAYQDTFVEAT, encoded by the coding sequence ATGACCGGTTTCGGCATCGACCTCGGCACCGCCAACACGGTGGTGTGCCACCAGCGCCGCGGGGTGGTGATGGACGAGCCGTCGGTGATGGTGGTGCGGACGTCCGAGGCCCGCTCCCGGCGCGTCCGACCGCTGCTGGTCGGCCACGAGGCCCGCGACCTCATGGGCCGCTGTCCGGTCGGGCTCGCCGCGGTGCGGCCGCTGCACGACGGCGTCATCGTCGACCTCGAGTCGGCGCGGGCCTTCGTCGTCGGCGTCCTGGGCAAGATCGCCGCGCCCGCCTGGCAACGAGGCCGCCCGCGAGCGGTGATCGGGGTGCCGGCCGGGGCCACTGCCCTGGAACGACGTGCCCTGCTCGAGGTGGCCCACGAGGCAGGGATCCGCAAGCCCGAGGTGATCCCCGAGCCGATCGCCGGGGCCGTCGGGTGCGGGCTGGACCCGCTCGAGCCGCGGGCGCACATGGTCGTCGACATCGGTGGGGGAACCTCGGAGATCACCGCGTTCTGCTACGGCGGTGTGCTCTCGCACCGCTCGTCGCGGATCGCCGGCGACGAGATGACCCTGGCCCTCTACCGCTACCTGCGCTCCGAGCACCAGCTGCTCGTCGGCGAGCTGACCGCGGAGTCACTGAAGTGCCGGCAGGACACCGACGAGGGCCTCTCCTCGGTCGTGCAAGGGATCGACCTGGCCACCGGTCGCCCCCGGCTGCTGACCCTGGAGTCCGCCGAGGTCCTCGACGCGCTGCGGCCGACCGCGGACGCCATCATCGCCGCGCTCGCCGGCGCCCTCGACGACCTGCCTCCGCAGGCGGCCGACGACATCCTCACTGACGGGATCACGGTGTTCGGCGGCTCGAGCCTGCTGCGTGGCTTCGACAAGCTCATCGAGGCCGCGTTCGCCTTCCCGGTGCGGATGGCCGACCGGCCGTTGACCTGCGTCGCCGAGGGCGCCTCGCGATGCCTCGCCGACCCCGACGTGGTGCGCGCCTACCAGGACACCTTCGTCGAGGCGACCTGA
- a CDS encoding NAD(P)-dependent alcohol dehydrogenase, which yields MTDPTSPATTSTMRAVVQDRYGTSEVLRPAEVPRPTIADHELLLRVRAAGLDRGTEHLMTGKPYAVRLAVGLRAPRNPVPGRDLAGTVVAVGAAVTRFAVGDDVYGTASVSFAEYAAAREDKLARKPANLSFAQAAVVPVSGGTALQALLDVGGLQAGQSVLVLGASGGVGSYAVQIAKAFGAEVTGVCSAAKVDLVAALGADHVIDYTREDFAEGPARYDLILDIGGGASLRRLRRALQPRGTAVLVGAENAGNLTGMGRQLRGALVSPLLHQRFVLLVAKERATHLERLTDLIEAGRITPSIDRTFALEDAAAAMRLLESGQVRGKVAITV from the coding sequence ATGACCGACCCCACCTCCCCCGCAACGACCAGCACCATGCGAGCGGTCGTCCAGGACCGCTACGGCACCTCGGAGGTCCTCCGACCCGCCGAGGTGCCTCGCCCGACGATCGCCGACCACGAGCTGCTGCTGCGCGTGCGTGCCGCCGGGCTGGACCGTGGCACCGAGCACCTGATGACCGGGAAGCCCTACGCGGTACGACTCGCCGTCGGGCTGCGCGCCCCACGCAACCCGGTGCCGGGCCGCGACCTCGCGGGCACGGTCGTGGCCGTCGGCGCCGCGGTCACCCGGTTCGCGGTCGGCGACGACGTCTACGGAACCGCGTCGGTGTCCTTCGCCGAGTACGCCGCCGCCCGGGAGGACAAGCTGGCCCGCAAGCCGGCCAACCTGTCCTTCGCGCAGGCCGCCGTCGTTCCGGTGTCTGGCGGCACCGCGCTGCAGGCGCTGCTGGACGTGGGCGGCCTGCAGGCGGGTCAGTCCGTGCTGGTCCTCGGCGCATCCGGCGGGGTCGGCAGCTACGCCGTACAGATCGCCAAGGCGTTCGGGGCAGAGGTCACCGGAGTCTGCAGCGCTGCGAAGGTCGACCTGGTGGCTGCGCTGGGTGCCGACCACGTCATCGACTACACCCGCGAGGACTTCGCAGAGGGACCGGCGCGGTACGACCTGATCCTCGACATCGGAGGTGGCGCCTCGCTGCGGAGGCTGCGGCGTGCGCTGCAGCCCCGGGGCACGGCCGTTCTCGTCGGCGCCGAGAACGCGGGCAACCTGACCGGCATGGGCCGTCAGCTGCGCGGCGCGCTGGTGTCACCACTGCTGCACCAACGTTTCGTGCTGTTGGTCGCCAAGGAACGAGCCACCCACCTCGAGCGCCTGACCGACCTGATCGAGGCAGGCCGGATCACTCCCAGCATCGACCGCACCTTTGCACTCGAGGATGCGGCCGCAGCCATGCGGCTGCTCGAGAGCGGGCAGGTCCGCGGCAAGGTCGCGATCACCGTCTAG
- a CDS encoding carboxyl transferase domain-containing protein — protein MTFSRIAIVNRGEAAMRLIHAVREINASGSGPIQTVALHTEGESRATFVREADLSYDLGPAAGRPYIDLAALERALVDTGADAVWPGWGFVAEDPTFVDLCDRLGVTFIGPSAEAMRKLGDKIGSKLIAEEVGVPVAPWSRGAVETLAGALAAAEEIGYPLMLKATAGGGGRGIRMVASEADLEDAYQRTSDEALRAFGNGTVFLERLVTGARHVEVQLIADSHGTAWALGVRDCSIQRRNQKVIEESSSPLLSPAQADELKAAAERLAITVGYVGAGTVEFLYHPGDKTFAFLEVNTRLQVEHSITEVTTDVDLVKAQIHVAGGGRLEGERPAEKGHAIEARLNAEDPDRDFAPAPGRIVRFELPTGPGIRVDTGVTEGDTIPPDFDSMIAKIIAYGPTREEALARLRRAMTETTVVIEGGTCNKSFVLDLLDQPEVVDGTGGWADTSWIDRVRGEGRLVAHKHAGIAIVAAAIEAYTDELRIQVTHLLETAHGGRPQARHQAGRPVELKLRGTTYQVSTINTGPLRYRVSIASGDTEQSVDVELERIDEFHRRLDVAGRRYHLVTATHGPSTLVEVDGVVHRITRDEGGVLRSPAPALVVATPVGVGEEVAAGAPVVVLESMKMETVVYAPFRARVKELSVITGSQVETGAALVKLEPVEDGAEAVAAPETAGTELDLPAPEGGQTAAVRATRSRAALAAVILGYDVPPRDQDGALTAYLTVREELRAEGVSVLPDEMALLGSLADLAELSRNQPADEERHTELRVHSSREHFHTFLQSLDVERGGLPEQFRDRLLRVLRHYGVEDLDRTRTLEESVFRIFVAQQRSAPEVALASAVLGRWIDEPSPTGRLAGEARDLLERLGRATQLRFPVIGDLARSVRFRWFDQPAVDAERAGVLAGVRDELVALAADGDLPDRAERINALAAIPEQIVRFLAERLEDGVPAREPMLEVLARRHYREYDLRDLESIESGDRPFVVADYVLDERPTRLVSTVGTVAELSGPAGALAASVGEQVARRRDGQEAVVDLYLHWPEAPESADDVSGRLRPLVEALPFAGDVRRVTVAVCAGSGRPVGYFAFRPDGAGGVAEDDLTRGVHPMVGRRLNLWRLRNFAVTRIEAPEDVLLYECVARENPADRRLVALAQVRQLAVVRDEDGRVTSIPHAERAVESCLEAIRRARVARGSAGAKLDMNHVWVHVWPVVEIDESGLGALGDKIRPLTDGAGIEEVLAQGRVAIPGGEPVPVAVRFGVQPGAGVVSTVEEPPSDLLKPLDDYAAKVLRSRRRGLVYPYELASVLAGPDGTLVEHDLDDTGALVPVDRARGLNKAGIIAAVVSTPTPLHPAGITRVVLCGDPTKSLGSVSEPECLRIIAALDLAERLQVPVEWFALSAGARISMDSGTENMDWVAAALRRIVEFTQAGGEINVVVAGINVGAQPYWNAEATMLMHTKGILVMTPDSAMVLTGKQSLDFSGGVSAEDNFGIGGYDRVMGPNGQAQYWAPNLAGAFEVLLAHYEHTYVVPGEPGPRRVATTDDVDRDISSFPHDVPDSDFRTVGEIFSAETNPDRKKAFDIRTVMRAVADQDHPTLERWAGMADADTAVVQDAHLGGYPVCLLGIESRSIRRRGFPPADGPDTYTAGTLFPKSSKKAARAINAASGNRPLVVLANLSGFDGSPDSMRHLQLEYGAEIGRAIVNFRGPIVFCVVSRYHGGAFVVFSKALNPNMTVLALEGSFASVIGGAPAAAVVFTGEVEKRTAASPAVRELEARIAEASGSERSRLVVEQAELRAATRAEKISEVAAEFDSVHNIHRAVEVGSVDAVIPASRLRPEIIRVIERSAPAGG, from the coding sequence GTGACGTTCTCTCGTATCGCGATCGTGAACCGCGGTGAGGCTGCGATGCGGCTGATCCACGCGGTGCGCGAGATCAACGCGTCGGGCTCCGGTCCGATCCAGACGGTGGCGCTGCACACCGAGGGCGAGAGCCGGGCGACCTTCGTGCGGGAGGCCGACCTGTCCTACGACCTCGGACCCGCGGCCGGCCGCCCCTACATCGATCTGGCGGCCCTCGAGCGGGCGCTGGTGGACACCGGCGCGGACGCGGTGTGGCCGGGCTGGGGCTTCGTGGCCGAGGACCCGACCTTCGTGGACCTGTGCGACCGGCTCGGGGTCACCTTCATCGGACCCAGCGCCGAAGCGATGCGCAAGCTCGGCGACAAGATCGGCTCGAAGCTGATCGCCGAGGAGGTGGGCGTGCCCGTCGCCCCGTGGAGCCGCGGCGCCGTGGAGACGCTGGCCGGCGCGCTGGCCGCCGCCGAGGAGATCGGCTACCCGCTGATGCTGAAGGCGACCGCCGGCGGCGGCGGCCGCGGGATCCGGATGGTGGCCTCGGAAGCCGACCTCGAGGACGCCTACCAGCGCACCAGCGACGAGGCGTTGCGCGCGTTCGGCAACGGCACCGTCTTCCTCGAGCGCCTGGTCACCGGCGCCCGCCACGTCGAGGTGCAGCTGATCGCCGACAGCCACGGCACCGCCTGGGCGCTCGGGGTCCGCGACTGCTCGATCCAGCGGCGCAACCAGAAGGTCATCGAGGAGTCGTCGTCGCCGCTGCTCTCCCCGGCGCAGGCCGACGAGCTGAAGGCGGCGGCGGAGCGTCTGGCGATCACCGTCGGGTACGTCGGCGCGGGCACCGTGGAGTTCCTGTACCACCCCGGCGACAAGACCTTCGCGTTCCTGGAGGTCAACACCCGGCTCCAGGTCGAGCACTCGATCACCGAGGTCACCACCGACGTCGACCTGGTGAAAGCGCAGATCCACGTCGCGGGTGGCGGCCGGCTCGAGGGCGAGCGGCCCGCCGAGAAGGGGCATGCCATCGAGGCGCGCCTGAACGCCGAGGACCCGGACCGCGACTTCGCGCCGGCGCCCGGCCGGATCGTCCGGTTCGAGCTGCCGACCGGCCCCGGGATCCGGGTGGACACCGGGGTCACCGAGGGCGACACGATCCCGCCGGACTTCGACTCGATGATCGCGAAGATCATCGCCTACGGACCCACCCGCGAGGAGGCCCTCGCGCGGCTGCGCCGGGCGATGACCGAGACCACCGTGGTGATCGAGGGCGGCACCTGCAACAAGAGCTTCGTGCTCGACCTGCTCGACCAGCCCGAGGTCGTCGACGGAACGGGCGGCTGGGCCGACACCAGCTGGATCGACCGGGTCCGCGGCGAAGGCAGGCTCGTCGCCCACAAGCACGCCGGGATCGCCATCGTCGCCGCGGCGATCGAGGCCTACACCGACGAGCTGCGGATCCAGGTCACGCACCTGCTTGAGACCGCGCACGGCGGACGCCCCCAGGCCCGTCACCAGGCCGGGCGTCCGGTCGAGCTCAAGCTGCGCGGTACGACGTACCAGGTCTCGACGATCAACACCGGGCCGTTGCGCTACCGGGTGAGCATCGCCTCGGGCGACACCGAGCAGAGCGTCGACGTGGAGCTCGAGCGCATCGACGAGTTCCACCGGCGGCTCGACGTCGCCGGCCGGCGCTACCACCTGGTGACCGCCACCCACGGTCCCAGCACCCTGGTCGAGGTCGACGGCGTGGTGCACCGGATCACCCGGGACGAGGGCGGCGTGCTGCGCTCCCCGGCGCCGGCGCTGGTCGTCGCCACGCCCGTCGGCGTCGGCGAGGAGGTCGCGGCGGGCGCGCCGGTCGTGGTCCTGGAGTCGATGAAGATGGAGACGGTGGTCTACGCGCCGTTCCGGGCCCGGGTCAAGGAGCTCTCGGTGATCACCGGCAGCCAGGTCGAGACCGGCGCCGCGCTGGTCAAGCTGGAGCCGGTCGAGGACGGGGCCGAGGCCGTCGCCGCACCCGAGACTGCCGGCACGGAGCTGGACCTGCCGGCCCCCGAGGGCGGTCAGACCGCGGCCGTGCGCGCGACCCGGAGCCGCGCCGCGCTCGCGGCGGTCATCCTCGGCTACGACGTGCCGCCGCGGGACCAGGACGGGGCGCTGACCGCCTACCTGACCGTGCGCGAGGAGCTGCGCGCCGAGGGCGTCTCGGTGCTCCCCGACGAGATGGCGCTGCTCGGCAGCCTGGCCGACCTGGCCGAGCTGAGCCGCAACCAGCCCGCGGACGAGGAGCGGCACACAGAGCTGCGGGTGCACAGCTCGCGCGAGCACTTCCACACCTTCCTGCAGAGCCTGGACGTGGAGCGCGGCGGCCTGCCCGAGCAGTTCCGGGACCGGCTGCTGCGGGTGCTGCGCCACTACGGCGTCGAGGACCTGGACCGGACCCGGACCCTGGAGGAGAGCGTCTTCCGGATCTTCGTCGCCCAGCAGCGCTCGGCCCCCGAGGTCGCGCTGGCCTCCGCGGTGCTCGGCCGGTGGATCGACGAACCGTCGCCGACCGGTCGCCTCGCCGGCGAGGCCCGGGACCTGCTCGAGCGGCTCGGCCGGGCCACCCAGCTGCGGTTCCCGGTGATCGGGGACCTGGCGCGCAGCGTCCGGTTCCGCTGGTTCGACCAGCCGGCCGTCGACGCCGAGCGCGCCGGGGTGCTCGCCGGGGTCCGTGACGAGCTGGTCGCGCTTGCGGCCGACGGCGACCTGCCGGACCGGGCGGAGCGGATCAACGCGCTCGCGGCGATCCCGGAGCAGATCGTCCGCTTCCTGGCCGAGCGGCTCGAGGACGGCGTACCCGCCCGGGAGCCGATGCTGGAGGTGCTGGCCCGGCGCCACTACCGCGAGTACGACCTGCGCGACCTGGAGTCGATCGAGTCCGGGGACCGTCCGTTCGTCGTCGCCGACTACGTCCTCGACGAGCGACCCACCCGGCTGGTCTCGACCGTGGGCACGGTGGCCGAGCTGAGCGGCCCGGCGGGGGCGCTGGCCGCCTCGGTCGGCGAGCAGGTCGCGCGCCGCCGCGACGGGCAGGAGGCCGTGGTCGACCTCTATCTGCACTGGCCCGAGGCGCCCGAGTCGGCCGACGACGTGAGCGGCCGGCTCCGCCCGCTGGTCGAGGCGCTGCCGTTCGCCGGCGACGTACGCCGGGTCACCGTCGCCGTCTGCGCCGGCAGCGGCCGACCTGTCGGCTACTTCGCCTTCCGGCCCGACGGCGCCGGCGGCGTCGCCGAGGACGACCTGACCCGCGGCGTCCACCCGATGGTGGGCCGGCGCCTGAACCTGTGGCGGCTCCGCAACTTCGCGGTGACCCGGATCGAGGCGCCCGAGGACGTGCTGCTCTACGAGTGCGTCGCGCGGGAGAACCCCGCGGACCGGCGGCTGGTGGCGCTGGCCCAGGTGCGCCAGCTCGCCGTGGTCCGCGACGAGGACGGCCGGGTCACCTCGATCCCGCACGCCGAGCGCGCCGTGGAGAGCTGCCTCGAGGCGATCCGGCGGGCTCGGGTGGCCCGCGGCTCGGCGGGCGCCAAGCTCGACATGAACCACGTGTGGGTGCACGTGTGGCCGGTGGTGGAGATCGACGAGAGCGGGCTGGGCGCGCTCGGCGACAAGATCCGGCCGCTGACCGACGGCGCCGGCATCGAGGAGGTGCTCGCCCAGGGTCGGGTGGCGATCCCCGGCGGTGAGCCGGTCCCGGTGGCCGTGCGCTTCGGCGTGCAGCCGGGCGCCGGCGTCGTCTCGACGGTCGAGGAGCCGCCGAGCGACCTCCTCAAGCCCCTGGACGACTACGCGGCCAAGGTGCTCCGGTCCCGGCGGCGCGGCCTGGTCTACCCCTACGAGCTGGCGTCGGTGCTGGCCGGTCCCGACGGCACGCTGGTCGAGCACGACCTCGACGACACCGGCGCGCTGGTGCCGGTGGACCGCGCCCGCGGGCTGAACAAGGCGGGCATCATCGCCGCGGTCGTCAGCACCCCGACCCCGCTGCACCCCGCAGGGATCACCCGCGTGGTGCTCTGCGGGGACCCCACCAAGTCGCTGGGCTCGGTCTCCGAGCCGGAGTGCCTGCGCATCATCGCCGCCCTCGACCTCGCGGAGCGCCTGCAGGTGCCGGTCGAGTGGTTCGCGCTCTCCGCGGGCGCCCGGATCTCGATGGACTCCGGCACCGAGAACATGGACTGGGTGGCCGCGGCGCTGCGCCGGATCGTGGAGTTCACCCAGGCCGGCGGCGAGATCAACGTCGTGGTCGCCGGCATCAACGTCGGCGCCCAGCCGTACTGGAACGCCGAGGCGACGATGCTCATGCACACCAAGGGGATCCTGGTGATGACGCCGGACAGCGCCATGGTGCTCACCGGCAAGCAGTCCCTGGACTTCTCCGGCGGCGTCTCGGCGGAGGACAACTTCGGGATCGGCGGCTACGACCGGGTGATGGGTCCGAACGGCCAGGCGCAGTACTGGGCGCCGAACCTGGCCGGGGCCTTCGAGGTGCTGCTGGCCCACTACGAGCACACATACGTCGTGCCGGGCGAGCCGGGACCGCGCCGGGTGGCCACCACCGACGACGTGGACCGCGACATCTCCTCGTTCCCGCACGACGTGCCGGACAGCGACTTCCGGACAGTGGGGGAGATCTTCTCGGCCGAGACCAACCCGGACCGGAAGAAGGCGTTCGACATCCGCACCGTGATGCGGGCCGTCGCCGACCAGGACCACCCGACGCTGGAGCGCTGGGCCGGCATGGCCGACGCGGACACCGCCGTGGTCCAGGACGCACACCTGGGCGGCTACCCGGTCTGCCTGCTCGGCATCGAGTCGCGGTCGATCCGCCGCCGCGGCTTCCCGCCGGCCGACGGGCCGGACACCTACACCGCGGGGACGCTGTTCCCGAAGTCGTCGAAGAAGGCGGCCCGCGCGATCAACGCGGCCAGCGGCAACCGGCCGCTGGTCGTGCTGGCGAACCTGTCGGGCTTCGACGGGTCACCGGACTCGATGCGGCACCTGCAGCTGGAGTACGGCGCGGAGATCGGCCGCGCGATCGTGAACTTCCGCGGCCCGATCGTGTTCTGCGTCGTCTCGCGCTACCACGGCGGCGCCTTCGTGGTGTTCTCCAAGGCGCTGAACCCGAACATGACGGTGCTGGCCCTCGAAGGATCGTTCGCCTCGGTGATCGGCGGTGCGCCCGCCGCAGCGGTCGTGTTCACCGGCGAGGTCGAGAAGCGCACCGCGGCCAGCCCTGCCGTCCGCGAGCTCGAGGCCCGGATCGCCGAGGCGTCCGGCTCCGAGCGCAGCAGGCTCGTCGTCGAGCAGGCGGAGCTGCGGGCGGCGACCCGGGCGGAGAAGATCAGCGAGGTGGCGGCCGAGTTCGACTCCGTCCACAACATCCACCGGGCGGTCGAGGTCGGGTCCGTCGACGCGGTCATCCCGGCCTCGCGGCTGCGGCCGGAGATCATCCGCGTCATCGAGCGCTCGGCGCCGGCGGGGGGCTGA